Proteins encoded by one window of Streptomyces clavuligerus:
- a CDS encoding helical backbone metal receptor, with product MAAARAARVVSLVPSLTEAVAVTAPGLLVGVTDWCDHPPDLDAVRIGGTKNPDVAAVLRLRPDLVIANEEENRPADLAALRAGGAEVLVTEVRGLDQAIAELERVLVGGLGLPRPRWLDEAARAWAAVRPPADGPVAAVVPVWRRPWMVLGRDTFAGDLLARLGVRNVCAGHSERYPRVPLAELRASGAALVVLPDEPYRFTADDGPESFPGLPAALVSGRHLTWYGPSLAEAPAVLGAALAGALGGPLTGGGDQGARHP from the coding sequence ATGGCGGCGGCGCGGGCGGCGCGGGTGGTCTCGCTGGTGCCCTCGCTCACCGAGGCCGTGGCCGTGACCGCCCCCGGGCTGCTCGTCGGCGTCACCGACTGGTGCGACCACCCCCCGGACCTCGACGCCGTACGGATCGGCGGCACCAAGAACCCCGATGTCGCCGCCGTCCTCCGGCTGCGGCCCGATCTGGTGATCGCGAACGAGGAGGAGAACCGGCCCGCGGACCTCGCGGCGCTGCGCGCCGGGGGCGCCGAGGTGCTGGTGACCGAGGTGCGCGGACTCGATCAGGCCATCGCCGAGCTGGAGCGGGTCCTCGTCGGCGGCCTGGGGCTCCCCCGCCCGCGCTGGCTGGACGAGGCGGCCCGCGCCTGGGCCGCCGTGCGGCCGCCCGCGGACGGCCCGGTCGCCGCCGTGGTGCCGGTGTGGCGGCGCCCCTGGATGGTCCTCGGCCGGGACACCTTCGCCGGGGACCTGCTGGCCCGGCTGGGGGTGCGGAACGTCTGCGCGGGGCACTCCGAGCGCTACCCCCGGGTGCCCCTGGCGGAGCTTCGCGCGTCCGGTGCGGCGCTGGTGGTGCTCCCCGACGAGCCCTACCGCTTCACCGCCGACGACGGCCCCGAGTCCTTCCCCGGTCTGCCCGCGGCCCTCGTCAGCGGCCGTCATCTCACCTGGTACGGGCCCTCACTCGCCGAGGCGCCCGCCGTCCTCGGCGCCGCGCTGGCCGGTGCGTTGGGCGGCCCGCTCACGGGCGGCGGCGACCAGGGCGCGCGCCACCCGTAG
- a CDS encoding gamma-glutamyl-gamma-aminobutyrate hydrolase family protein — MTMKPLIGISTYLDHASWGVWSMGAALLPAAYHTHVQRAGAAAFLLPPDAAEYAAQTVSRLDALVIAGGADVDPVRYGAAPDPRTGPPARERDTWESALIHAAIAQGVPLLGICRGMQLLNVALGGTLQQHLDGHTGGVGVLGTHTVKPVPGTRYAALVPEAADVPTYHHQAVAVLAPGLTVSAHAEDGTVEAVELDGGWVLGVQWHPEMGDDLRVARALVAAARERAAQRTGQRGAEDGGRLGE, encoded by the coding sequence GTGACCATGAAGCCGCTGATCGGTATCTCGACCTATCTCGACCACGCCTCCTGGGGTGTGTGGTCCATGGGCGCCGCGCTGCTGCCCGCCGCCTATCACACCCACGTCCAGCGGGCCGGGGCCGCGGCCTTCCTGCTGCCGCCCGACGCGGCCGAGTACGCCGCCCAGACCGTGTCCCGGCTGGACGCCCTGGTGATCGCGGGCGGCGCGGACGTGGACCCCGTCCGGTACGGGGCCGCGCCGGACCCCCGTACCGGGCCGCCCGCGCGGGAGCGGGACACCTGGGAGAGCGCGCTCATCCACGCGGCGATCGCCCAGGGGGTGCCGCTGCTCGGCATCTGCCGGGGCATGCAACTGCTCAACGTCGCCCTGGGCGGCACCCTCCAGCAGCATCTGGACGGCCACACCGGGGGTGTGGGCGTGCTGGGGACGCACACCGTCAAACCGGTGCCCGGCACCCGTTACGCCGCTCTCGTCCCCGAGGCCGCCGACGTCCCCACCTACCACCACCAGGCCGTGGCGGTGCTCGCGCCCGGACTGACCGTGAGCGCCCACGCCGAGGACGGGACGGTGGAGGCCGTGGAGCTGGACGGCGGCTGGGTGCTGGGCGTGCAGTGGCACCCGGAGATGGGCGACGACCTACGGGTGGCGCGCGCCCTGGTCGCCGCCGCCCGTGAGCGGGCCGCCCAACGCACCGGCCAGCGCGGCGCCGAGGACGGCGGGCGCCTCGGCGAGTGA
- the eat gene encoding ethanolamine permease → MAEGTTSPPPAPSPDPAPSSLSPSPSRHPGDDYLQRRALRRGSAGWLLLTGLGVAYVVSGDFSGWNTGLAKGGFGGLAIATLLMGVMYACLVFALAELSAILPTAGGGYGFARRALGPLGGFLTGTAILIEYILAPAAISIFIGDYVESLGLFGLESGWPVYLACFAVFIGIHLWGVGEALRFSLVVTVIAVAALLVFAVGAFTEFDAGRLNDIPADPDAFGSGSWLPYGLLGIWAAFPFGMWFFLGVEGVPLAAEEAKDPVRSLPRALAVSLGILALLALITFLAATGAAGSAALKDVGDPLVQALQPDGEPTALSRIVNYAGLAGLVASFFSLIYAGSRQLFALSRAGYLPRFLSLTSSRRSPYLGLLIPGAIGFALAASTGDGPRMLNIAVFGATISYALMALSHLVLRRREPGLHRPYRTPGGAATSAVALVLALAALVATFLVDRQAALIALAVYAVAIVYFATYSRFRLVAQAPEEEFAALAAAEAELERK, encoded by the coding sequence ATGGCCGAAGGAACCACCTCCCCGCCGCCTGCCCCGTCCCCGGACCCGGCACCGTCATCGCTGTCGCCGTCGCCCTCGCGGCACCCCGGCGACGACTACCTCCAGCGGCGCGCGCTGCGCCGCGGCAGCGCCGGCTGGCTGCTCCTCACCGGACTCGGCGTCGCCTACGTCGTCTCCGGCGACTTCTCCGGCTGGAACACCGGCCTGGCCAAAGGGGGCTTCGGCGGTCTGGCGATCGCCACCCTCCTCATGGGCGTGATGTACGCCTGTCTGGTCTTCGCCCTCGCCGAGCTGTCGGCGATCCTGCCCACCGCGGGCGGCGGCTACGGCTTCGCCCGCCGGGCGCTGGGCCCCCTCGGCGGCTTCCTCACCGGCACCGCGATCCTCATCGAGTACATCCTCGCGCCCGCCGCGATCTCCATCTTCATCGGCGACTACGTCGAGTCCCTCGGCCTGTTCGGCCTGGAGTCCGGCTGGCCCGTCTACCTCGCCTGCTTCGCCGTCTTCATCGGCATCCACCTCTGGGGCGTCGGCGAGGCCCTGCGCTTCAGCCTGGTCGTCACCGTGATCGCCGTCGCCGCGCTGCTGGTCTTCGCCGTCGGCGCGTTCACCGAGTTCGACGCGGGACGGCTGAACGACATCCCCGCCGACCCCGACGCCTTCGGCTCCGGCTCCTGGCTGCCGTACGGACTCCTCGGCATCTGGGCCGCGTTCCCCTTCGGCATGTGGTTCTTCCTCGGGGTCGAGGGCGTCCCCCTCGCCGCCGAGGAGGCCAAGGACCCCGTCCGCTCCCTGCCCCGGGCGCTCGCCGTCTCCCTCGGCATCCTCGCGCTGCTGGCCCTGATCACCTTCCTCGCCGCGACCGGCGCCGCCGGGTCCGCCGCGCTCAAGGACGTCGGCGACCCGCTCGTCCAGGCGCTCCAGCCGGACGGGGAGCCCACCGCGCTGAGCCGGATCGTCAACTACGCGGGCCTCGCCGGACTCGTCGCGTCCTTCTTCTCCCTCATCTACGCGGGCTCCCGCCAGCTCTTCGCCCTCTCCCGGGCCGGATACCTGCCCCGTTTCCTCTCCCTCACCAGCAGCCGCAGATCGCCCTACCTCGGGCTGCTGATCCCCGGCGCCATCGGCTTCGCCCTCGCCGCGTCCACCGGCGACGGTCCGCGCATGCTCAACATCGCCGTCTTCGGCGCGACCATCAGCTACGCCCTGATGGCCCTCTCCCATCTGGTGCTGCGCCGCCGCGAACCCGGACTGCACCGCCCCTACCGCACCCCCGGCGGCGCGGCCACGTCCGCCGTCGCCCTGGTCCTCGCCCTCGCCGCGCTCGTGGCGACCTTCCTGGTGGACCGTCAGGCGGCCCTGATCGCGCTGGCCGTGTACGCCGTCGCGATCGTCTACTTCGCCACCTACAGTCGGTTCCGCCTGGTCGCGCAGGCACCCGAGGAGGAGTTCGCGGCGCTCGCCGCGGCCGAGGCCGAACTCGAACGGAAGTGA
- a CDS encoding FadR/GntR family transcriptional regulator — translation MATTDDHPAGAGPVGGRTGTGAPGADRTVTGPAGTTDPTVTGPAGTAAPAAGDRLAPVLRPVRAGNGFEEALEQILQLLRLGLVPGGERLPAERELAERMGISRVTLREVLKVLADQGLVESRRGRYGGTFVLPRPVRPDGAELRRRLADVDVEDTLRFREVLETGAAGLAAGRRLTGADADRLRAALAATHDAPLDGYRRQDTLFHLTLAELSGSPSLAAGYAAVRATLNDLLDCIPLLVRNLEHSQRQHTALAEAILDGDADGAREVMREHCEGTAALLRGFLS, via the coding sequence GTGGCGACAACGGATGATCATCCGGCGGGTGCCGGGCCGGTGGGCGGCCGGACGGGCACGGGCGCACCGGGCGCCGACCGGACGGTCACCGGTCCGGCGGGCACCACCGATCCGACGGTCACCGGTCCGGCGGGCACCGCCGCGCCGGCCGCCGGCGACCGGCTCGCCCCCGTGCTGCGCCCCGTGCGCGCGGGCAACGGCTTCGAGGAGGCGCTGGAGCAGATCCTCCAGCTCCTCCGGCTCGGGCTGGTGCCCGGCGGCGAACGGCTGCCCGCCGAGCGGGAACTCGCCGAGCGGATGGGGATAAGCCGGGTCACGCTGCGGGAGGTGCTCAAAGTCCTGGCCGACCAGGGGCTCGTGGAGAGCCGCCGGGGCCGCTACGGCGGCACCTTCGTCCTGCCCCGCCCCGTCCGCCCCGACGGGGCGGAGCTGCGGCGGCGGCTCGCGGACGTCGATGTGGAGGACACCCTCCGGTTCCGTGAGGTCCTGGAGACGGGGGCCGCGGGGCTGGCCGCCGGACGCCGTCTGACCGGCGCGGACGCCGACCGGCTGCGGGCCGCGCTGGCGGCCACCCACGACGCGCCGCTCGACGGCTACCGCCGCCAGGACACCCTCTTCCACCTCACCCTGGCCGAGCTGTCGGGGTCCCCGAGCCTCGCCGCCGGGTACGCGGCCGTCCGCGCGACCCTGAACGATCTGCTGGACTGCATCCCGCTGCTGGTGCGCAATCTGGAGCACTCGCAGCGGCAGCACACCGCGCTCGCCGAGGCGATCCTGGACGGGGACGCGGACGGCGCCCGCGAGGTCATGCGCGAGCACTGCGAGGGCACGGCGGCGCTGCTGCGCGGCTTTCTGTCCTGA
- a CDS encoding glutamine synthetase family protein: protein MADRTPPLPVEELRALVESGEIDTVVLAFPDMQGRLQGKRFAARFFLDEVLEHGTEGCNYLLAVDTEMNTVDGYAMASWDRGYGDFAMRPDLATLRRVPWHEGTAFLLADLAWEDGGPVRAAPRQILLRQLERLAEHGLTARVGTELEFIVFKDTYEQAWDRGYQGLTPANQYNIDYSVLGTGRIEPLLRRIRNEMAAAGLTVESAKGECNPGQHEIVFRYDDALVTCDQHALYKTGAKEIASQEGVSLTFMAKYNEREGNSCHIHLSLAHTGGASAMAGEGPGGMSPLMRHFLAGQLAALREFSLLYAPNINSYKRFQPGTFAPTAVAWGYDNRTCSLRVVGRGPSLRFENRLPGGDVNPYLAVAGMIAAGLHGVEQRLELPEECAGNAYTTECAQVPTTLREAAELWDNSTLAKAAFGSEVVAHYSNMARVELAAFDAAVTDWELRRSFERL from the coding sequence GTGGCAGACCGCACACCCCCGCTCCCGGTCGAGGAGCTGCGTGCCCTCGTCGAGAGCGGCGAGATCGACACCGTGGTGCTCGCCTTCCCCGACATGCAGGGACGGCTCCAGGGCAAGCGGTTCGCCGCCCGGTTCTTCCTGGACGAGGTCCTGGAGCACGGCACCGAGGGCTGCAACTACCTCCTCGCCGTGGACACCGAGATGAACACCGTCGACGGCTACGCCATGGCCTCCTGGGACCGCGGCTACGGCGACTTCGCGATGCGGCCCGACCTCGCCACCCTGCGCCGGGTCCCCTGGCACGAGGGCACCGCCTTCCTCCTCGCCGACCTCGCCTGGGAGGACGGCGGACCGGTCCGCGCCGCGCCCCGGCAGATCCTGCTGCGGCAGCTCGAACGGCTGGCCGAGCACGGGCTGACCGCCCGCGTCGGCACCGAGCTGGAGTTCATCGTCTTCAAGGACACCTACGAACAGGCGTGGGACCGCGGCTACCAGGGACTGACCCCGGCCAACCAGTACAACATCGACTACTCCGTCCTCGGCACCGGCCGCATCGAGCCCCTGCTGCGCCGCATCCGCAACGAGATGGCCGCCGCCGGGCTGACCGTCGAGTCCGCCAAGGGCGAGTGCAACCCGGGCCAGCACGAGATCGTCTTCCGCTACGACGACGCCCTCGTCACCTGCGACCAGCACGCCCTCTACAAGACCGGGGCCAAGGAGATCGCCTCCCAGGAGGGCGTCTCCCTCACCTTCATGGCCAAGTACAACGAGCGCGAGGGCAACTCCTGCCACATCCATCTCTCCCTCGCGCACACGGGCGGCGCGAGCGCCATGGCCGGGGAGGGGCCCGGCGGCATGTCCCCCCTGATGCGGCACTTCCTCGCCGGACAGCTCGCCGCGCTGCGGGAGTTCTCCCTGCTGTACGCGCCCAACATCAACTCGTACAAGCGGTTCCAGCCCGGGACCTTCGCGCCCACGGCGGTCGCCTGGGGGTACGACAACCGCACCTGCTCCCTGCGGGTCGTCGGCCGCGGGCCCTCGCTGCGCTTCGAGAACCGGCTCCCCGGCGGCGACGTCAACCCCTACCTGGCCGTCGCCGGAATGATCGCCGCCGGGCTGCACGGCGTGGAGCAGCGGCTCGAACTGCCCGAGGAGTGCGCGGGGAACGCGTACACCACGGAGTGCGCGCAGGTCCCCACCACCCTGCGCGAGGCCGCCGAGCTGTGGGACAACAGCACCCTGGCCAAGGCCGCCTTCGGCAGTGAGGTCGTGGCCCACTACAGCAACATGGCCCGGGTCGAGCTGGCCGCCTTCGACGCCGCCGTGACCGACTGGGAGCTGCGCCGCTCCTTCGAACGACTGTGA
- a CDS encoding aldehyde dehydrogenase family protein, whose product MTSVTPVTNEPTDPTTTTDPTTTTEMTEANVTSARTERDDDVSVPGTTTGPSAHEVLNPATGEVVATVPATTPEEVDAAVGRAARAQRAWAALAPADRARLLRRFAAAVDARAEELALLEVTEAGHTIGTARWEAANVRDVLDFSAGGVERLSGRQIPVPGGLDITLLEPLGVVGVIAPWNYPMPIAAWATAPALAAGNAVLLKPAETTPLTALRLAEIALEAGLPQGLFQVLPGAGDVTGTALVDHPGVAKIVFTGSTRVGKEIMARCATQVKRVTLELGGKSPNIVFADADLEAAAAAAPMSFLDNSGQDCCSRTRILVQRSVYDRFLELLAPAVESVVVGDPLDENTQMGPLISQRQLDLVRSYAGAGLPGIRGTAPTGPGFWFPPTVLTGLAPDAPAVREEIFGPVAAVLPFEDEEDAVRLANATEYGLSGSLWTRDIGRAIRVSRAVQAGNLSVNSHSSVRYWTPFGGFKQSGLGRELGPDALAAFTETKNVFFSTEA is encoded by the coding sequence GTGACGTCCGTGACGCCCGTGACGAACGAGCCGACCGATCCGACCACGACGACCGATCCGACCACGACGACCGAGATGACCGAGGCGAACGTGACCAGTGCGAGGACTGAGAGGGACGACGACGTGTCCGTGCCAGGGACCACGACCGGCCCGAGCGCCCACGAGGTGCTCAACCCGGCGACCGGCGAGGTCGTCGCGACCGTACCCGCGACCACCCCCGAGGAGGTCGACGCCGCCGTCGGCCGCGCCGCGCGGGCCCAGCGCGCGTGGGCGGCCCTCGCCCCCGCCGACCGGGCCCGGCTGCTGCGCCGCTTCGCCGCCGCCGTCGACGCGCGGGCCGAGGAACTGGCCCTGCTGGAGGTCACGGAGGCCGGACACACCATCGGCACCGCCCGCTGGGAGGCCGCCAACGTCCGCGACGTCCTCGACTTCAGCGCCGGGGGAGTGGAACGCCTCAGCGGACGGCAGATCCCCGTACCCGGCGGCCTGGACATCACCCTCCTGGAGCCGCTGGGCGTCGTCGGGGTGATCGCGCCCTGGAACTACCCCATGCCCATCGCCGCCTGGGCCACCGCCCCCGCCCTCGCCGCCGGGAACGCGGTCCTCCTCAAGCCCGCCGAGACCACCCCGCTGACCGCGCTCCGCCTCGCGGAGATCGCCCTGGAGGCGGGCCTGCCGCAGGGCCTCTTCCAGGTGCTCCCCGGCGCGGGCGACGTCACCGGCACCGCCCTCGTCGACCACCCCGGCGTCGCGAAGATCGTCTTCACCGGCTCCACCCGGGTCGGCAAGGAGATCATGGCCCGGTGCGCCACACAGGTGAAGCGGGTCACCCTGGAACTCGGCGGCAAGAGCCCCAACATCGTCTTCGCCGACGCCGACCTCGAAGCCGCCGCCGCGGCCGCGCCCATGTCGTTCCTCGACAACAGCGGACAGGACTGCTGCTCCCGCACCCGCATCCTGGTGCAGCGCTCCGTGTACGACCGCTTCCTCGAACTGCTCGCCCCCGCCGTCGAGTCCGTCGTCGTCGGCGACCCGCTCGACGAGAACACCCAGATGGGCCCGCTGATCTCACAGCGCCAGCTCGACCTGGTCCGCTCCTACGCCGGAGCCGGGCTGCCCGGCATCCGGGGCACCGCGCCCACCGGGCCCGGCTTCTGGTTCCCGCCGACCGTGCTCACCGGCCTCGCGCCCGACGCCCCGGCGGTCCGCGAGGAGATCTTCGGACCGGTCGCCGCCGTCCTGCCGTTCGAGGACGAGGAGGACGCCGTCCGCCTGGCCAACGCCACCGAGTACGGGCTCTCCGGCTCCCTGTGGACCCGTGACATCGGCCGCGCCATCCGCGTCTCCCGCGCCGTCCAGGCCGGGAACCTCTCCGTCAACTCCCACAGCAGCGTCCGCTACTGGACGCCGTTCGGCGGCTTCAAGCAGTCCGGCCTCGGCCGGGAGCTGGGCCCCGACGCGCTCGCCGCATTCACCGAGACCAAGAACGTCTTCTTCAGCACGGAGGCATGA
- a CDS encoding 3-oxoacyl-ACP reductase — MTETPVCRRLVGRTAVVTGAGSGIGLATARRLASEGANVVCGDIDETAGKAAAEAVGGTFVRVDVTDAEQVEALFRTAYDTYGSVDIAFNNAGISPPDDDSILTTGLDAWKRVQDVNLTSVYLCCKAAIPYMQRQGRGSIINTASFVAIMGAATSQISYTASKGGVLAMSRELGVQFAREGIRVNALCPGPVNTPLLQELFAKDPERAARRLVHIPVGRFAEAEEIAAAVAFLASDDASFVNATDFLVDGGIAGAYVTPL; from the coding sequence ATGACCGAGACCCCTGTCTGCCGCCGCCTGGTGGGCCGCACCGCCGTCGTCACCGGCGCCGGAAGCGGCATCGGACTCGCCACCGCCCGCAGGCTCGCCTCCGAAGGGGCGAACGTCGTCTGCGGCGACATCGACGAGACCGCGGGCAAGGCCGCCGCCGAAGCCGTCGGCGGGACCTTCGTCCGCGTCGACGTCACCGACGCCGAGCAGGTCGAGGCGCTCTTCAGAACCGCCTACGACACCTATGGCTCCGTGGACATCGCGTTCAACAACGCGGGCATCTCCCCGCCCGACGACGACTCCATCCTCACCACCGGACTCGACGCCTGGAAGCGCGTCCAGGACGTCAACCTCACCTCCGTCTACCTCTGCTGCAAGGCCGCCATCCCCTACATGCAGCGCCAGGGCCGCGGCTCCATCATCAACACCGCCTCCTTCGTGGCCATCATGGGCGCCGCGACCTCGCAGATCTCCTACACCGCGTCCAAGGGCGGCGTGCTCGCCATGTCCCGCGAGCTGGGCGTGCAGTTCGCCCGCGAGGGCATCCGCGTCAACGCGCTGTGCCCGGGGCCCGTCAACACCCCGCTGCTCCAGGAGCTGTTCGCCAAGGACCCCGAGCGGGCCGCCCGCAGGCTGGTGCACATCCCCGTGGGCCGGTTCGCCGAGGCCGAGGAGATCGCGGCGGCCGTCGCCTTCCTCGCCAGTGACGACGCGTCGTTCGTGAACGCGACCGACTTCCTCGTGGACGGCGGTATCGCCGGGGCGTACGTCACCCCGCTGTAG
- a CDS encoding alanine racemase, which produces MTPRAADRARYDRATAHLDAPLAVVDLDAFDANADDLVRRAGGKPVRVASKSVRCRALLERVLEKDGFAGVMAFTLPEAVWLARSGFGDVLLAYPSADRAAFAELTGDPRSAAAVTVMVDDVAQLDLIDAARSGGREEVRVCLELDTAFRLLGGRIRVGARRSPLAAPEHLAELARSVVRRPGFRLVGIMAYEAHIAGVPDRAPGAPLLSRAVRAFQRVSRAELAARRDRAVRAVRAVAPELEFVNGGGTGSVQYTAAEAAVTEVAAGSGLFQPRLFDGFTSFTGRPAALFAQPVVRRPGVGVVTVLGGGYPASGVTGADRAPVPYLPEGLRYEAREGAGEVQTPLLGSAADDLLIGDKVWFRHAKAGELCERFAALHLIDGDRVTAAVPTYRGEGHTFL; this is translated from the coding sequence ATGACGCCCCGAGCAGCCGACCGGGCCCGTTACGACCGGGCCACCGCGCATCTCGACGCTCCGCTCGCCGTGGTGGATCTGGACGCCTTCGACGCCAACGCGGACGATCTCGTCCGGCGTGCGGGCGGCAAGCCGGTCCGGGTCGCCAGCAAGTCGGTGCGCTGCCGGGCACTGCTCGAACGGGTGCTGGAGAAGGACGGGTTCGCGGGGGTGATGGCGTTCACCCTGCCCGAGGCGGTGTGGCTGGCCCGGTCCGGGTTCGGGGACGTCCTGCTGGCGTACCCCTCCGCCGACCGGGCGGCGTTCGCGGAGCTGACGGGCGACCCCCGGTCGGCGGCGGCGGTGACCGTGATGGTGGACGACGTGGCGCAGCTCGATCTGATCGACGCGGCGCGGTCGGGCGGCCGGGAGGAGGTCCGGGTCTGTCTGGAGCTGGACACCGCGTTCCGGCTGCTCGGCGGGCGGATACGGGTGGGGGCGCGCAGGTCCCCGCTGGCGGCCCCGGAGCATCTGGCCGAGCTGGCCCGTTCGGTGGTGCGCAGGCCCGGGTTCCGGCTGGTGGGGATCATGGCGTACGAGGCGCACATCGCGGGGGTCCCCGACCGGGCCCCGGGCGCGCCGCTGCTGTCCCGGGCGGTCCGGGCCTTCCAGCGGGTCTCCCGGGCGGAGTTGGCGGCGCGCCGGGACCGGGCGGTGCGCGCGGTCCGCGCGGTCGCCCCGGAGCTGGAGTTCGTCAACGGCGGCGGCACCGGCAGTGTGCAGTACACGGCGGCGGAGGCGGCGGTGACCGAGGTGGCGGCGGGCTCGGGGCTCTTCCAGCCCCGGCTGTTCGACGGCTTCACCTCGTTCACCGGGCGTCCGGCGGCACTCTTCGCGCAGCCGGTGGTGCGCCGCCCGGGGGTGGGCGTGGTGACGGTGCTCGGCGGCGGCTATCCGGCGTCGGGGGTGACGGGCGCCGACCGGGCGCCGGTGCCGTATCTGCCCGAGGGGCTGCGCTATGAGGCCCGGGAGGGCGCGGGCGAGGTGCAGACCCCGCTGCTGGGGTCGGCGGCGGACGATCTGCTGATCGGGGACAAGGTGTGGTTCCGGCACGCCAAGGCCGGTGAGCTGTGCGAGCGGTTCGCGGCGCTGCATCTGATCGACGGGGACCGGGTGACGGCCGCGGTCCCGACGTACCGGGGCGAGGGGCACACCTTCCTGTGA
- the mycP gene encoding type VII secretion-associated serine protease mycosin: protein MTAQPPPRRPHRPRTGRAVTGATRVAALLTTTVLALLPAVPAHADGSGIRPQQWGLDALNTEEAWRTTRGAGVTVAVLDTGVDDRHPDLVGNVLPGKDFIGFGAHRGDRPWARHGTAMAGIIAAHGHGPGAADGVMGIAPEARILPVRVILESGDTAREKARGTRGSALAEGIRWAADRGADVINLSLGDDSESAHAEAGEDAAVQYALAKGAVVVASAGNGGEKGDRISYPAAYPGVIAVTAVDRFGGRAPFSTQRWYATVNAPGVDVIIPDPDGKYYQGWGTSAAAAFVSGAVALIRSAYPELTPAQVKSVLTRTARDSPAGGRDDARGYGTVDPAAALAEAARTRPADPRRATAGYDRRYFGPGPEPRRPDAEPARWLAPAGGVAGALALAAAVLLRRTPRTAPAEH, encoded by the coding sequence ATGACCGCCCAGCCGCCCCCCCGACGGCCCCACCGGCCGCGCACCGGCCGCGCCGTCACCGGCGCCACCCGGGTCGCCGCGCTGCTCACCACCACCGTGCTCGCCCTGCTGCCCGCCGTGCCCGCGCACGCCGACGGCAGCGGCATACGGCCCCAGCAGTGGGGCCTCGACGCGCTGAACACCGAGGAGGCATGGCGGACCACCCGGGGCGCGGGCGTCACCGTCGCCGTGCTCGACACCGGCGTCGACGACCGGCACCCCGACCTCGTGGGCAACGTCCTGCCCGGCAAGGACTTCATCGGCTTCGGCGCGCACCGGGGCGACCGCCCCTGGGCCCGGCACGGCACCGCCATGGCCGGGATCATCGCGGCGCACGGACACGGCCCCGGAGCGGCCGACGGCGTCATGGGCATCGCCCCCGAGGCCAGAATCCTGCCCGTGCGGGTGATCCTCGAAAGCGGTGACACGGCCCGGGAGAAGGCCCGCGGCACCCGGGGCTCCGCCCTCGCCGAGGGCATCCGCTGGGCGGCGGACCGGGGCGCGGACGTCATCAATCTCTCCCTCGGCGACGACAGCGAGTCGGCGCACGCGGAGGCCGGGGAGGACGCCGCGGTGCAGTACGCGCTCGCCAAGGGCGCGGTGGTCGTCGCGTCGGCGGGCAACGGCGGGGAGAAGGGCGACCGGATCTCCTATCCGGCCGCCTACCCGGGGGTGATCGCCGTGACGGCGGTCGACCGCTTCGGCGGCCGGGCCCCCTTCTCCACCCAGCGCTGGTACGCCACGGTCAACGCGCCCGGCGTCGACGTGATCATCCCGGACCCGGACGGCAAGTACTACCAGGGCTGGGGCACCAGCGCCGCCGCCGCCTTCGTCTCCGGGGCCGTGGCGCTGATCCGTTCCGCGTATCCGGAGCTGACCCCGGCCCAGGTGAAGTCGGTGCTCACCCGGACGGCCCGGGACAGCCCCGCGGGCGGGCGGGACGACGCCAGGGGATACGGGACGGTCGACCCGGCGGCGGCGCTCGCCGAGGCGGCGCGGACCCGCCCGGCGGACCCCCGCAGGGCCACGGCGGGCTACGACCGGCGGTACTTCGGCCCCGGGCCGGAGCCCCGGCGGCCCGACGCCGAACCGGCCCGCTGGCTCGCCCCGGCCGGCGGCGTCGCGGGCGCGCTGGCCCTGGCGGCGGCCGTCCTCCTCCGGCGCACCCCCCGCACGGCCCCGGCGGAACACTGA
- a CDS encoding serine hydrolase — protein MTASVSVALSERSYGDADRAYPCASIVKVSLLAARLQQGRPLDARERERARLMIVHSDNEAASELYAAIGGPEGLDAWHARLGLTATRAHRAWGLTRTTARDQLALMTAVLGGGRPELAPLASLMTEIDPGQSWGVSAAGAGWALKNGWMPMSATGLWVVHSVGRAAGGRPVAVLSEGHPTLEAGVAAVEDAVRAALGTAAPVVRPR, from the coding sequence ATGACTGCCTCTGTCTCGGTGGCCCTGTCCGAGCGGTCGTACGGCGACGCGGACCGCGCCTACCCCTGCGCCAGCATCGTCAAGGTCTCCCTGCTGGCGGCGCGGCTCCAGCAGGGCCGCCCGCTGGACGCGCGGGAGCGGGAGCGGGCCCGGCTGATGATCGTGCACAGCGACAACGAGGCGGCGAGCGAGCTGTACGCCGCCATCGGCGGGCCGGAGGGCCTGGACGCCTGGCATGCCCGGCTCGGTCTCACCGCCACCCGGGCCCACCGGGCCTGGGGCCTGACCCGGACCACCGCGCGGGATCAGCTCGCCCTGATGACGGCGGTCCTCGGCGGCGGCCGTCCCGAGCTGGCCCCGCTGGCGTCCCTGATGACGGAGATCGACCCCGGGCAGAGCTGGGGCGTCTCGGCGGCCGGGGCGGGCTGGGCGCTGAAGAACGGCTGGATGCCGATGAGCGCCACCGGGCTGTGGGTCGTCCACTCCGTGGGCCGGGCGGCGGGGGGACGTCCCGTCGCGGTGCTGTCGGAGGGGCATCCCACGCTGGAGGCGGGTGTCGCGGCCGTGGAGGACGCCGTGCGGGCGGCGCTGGGCACCGCCGCCCCGGTGGTCCGGCCGCGCTGA